Within Metabacillus sp. KUDC1714, the genomic segment TCATCAGGTGTTCTTGATGGTATTTTACTGATGTTATAAAAATAGACATGATCACTTTCCTTCGTTGTGATCATTAGCTGTCCTGAAAAGATAGAATCGCATATGTCTTCTTTTGTTATTTTCTTCTTTTCTAATGAGCTTATTTGCATCGTATTTTTTAGTGAGCCAAGAATTTCCTCAACTGATTCTTGTTGATTGATCGGTGGTAAAACGACTTGATTAAGCATAGTCTTATCAACTATTGGATCACAATAAACCACCAGAAACGATTTCTCGTCTTGTTCTCCTTTAAATGTTGTTTTAATTACGATATCTGAAGATGAGTAAAACAGATTCTTTATTCCATCTGGGCTATAATCAATGTTATTTTCATCCAAACTATTTCACCCCCCTAGCTTTTTTTTATGATTTTGAATGGTAAGAAAAATAAATAAAATTATTAATTGCATCGTTAAAACAATTAATGAGATTGGCATAAAAATTGTATAAACAAGTTCATAAAATGTCTGTTGATCTATTCGATATAAACATCCGATTATTAGTACACTATAACTAAAAAAAACTGTATATTTTTTCTGTTTTTTTCTTGTAAGCAAGTGGCTTGCTAATAAAACATATAAACTTGTTCTTAATACTCCTCCTGCTAACCATTGATAAATAGCGAATAAGTCTACATGTGAAAAGTAATTTCCTATTGTTAATATTCGCCACTGTTCAAAGGCTGGATAGCGATATTGTGATGCTTGGGTAGGGCCGAATTCAGTAATTGCACCTATTGTTGGTCCAAGCATCAAACCTAAAATAATCCCTCCTATGAGAAATAGTTTTTTAATCGTAATTGATTGTTTGTCAACATGAGGAAAAATTAAAAGAATGAATAGTTCTACTAACGGTAGCATTGTGTAGATTAATCCATTAAGAATTGGCATATATCCATCTTCTAGCATGGGAAAAAGTAATTCATAGTTTTTATTTTTTATATTTGCTGTCATTACAAAGATCCCTAGTACTACTACCAACGGTAATAAAACTCCACTTAAGATTGCTAAAGATTGGGTTCCCGACTGTGTTCCAATAAAGCATATAAATAAAAAGACAATTACAATGACTGTATAATTAATATCTGGTATGTATGATATATGACTCCATATTGTAATATCTTTGCATGTTACATAAGCTGATAAAAGCAAATATAAAACAAACGGCCCTACAAGC encodes:
- a CDS encoding endospore germination permease → MLSIGLFAHVQTIPALLSISGRDSWLAIIATVVPVILWIFFLGKLVKLSAIINVSEWKENLSPLRYYLLVGPFVLYLLLSAYVTCKDITIWSHISYIPDINYTVIVIVFLFICFIGTQSGTQSLAILSGVLLPLVVVLGIFVMTANIKNKNYELLFPMLEDGYMPILNGLIYTMLPLVELFILLIFPHVDKQSITIKKLFLIGGIILGLMLGPTIGAITEFGPTQASQYRYPAFEQWRILTIGNYFSHVDLFAIYQWLAGGVLRTSLYVLLASHLLTRKKQKKYTVFFSYSVLIIGCLYRIDQQTFYELVYTIFMPISLIVLTMQLIILFIFLTIQNHKKKLGG